ACAGAAGCTGCAGTAAAAAGTCCTCCTCCTACAAATGGTTCAAACATCAACTGTTTATAGCCAAATGATTCAAGTGCTGGGGATTTATTTTCAGGATCAGCTACTCGCATTAGCATAAGTCCTGTTGCTGTTACCCCCATTGACTGACCGAAATCACCAATGCCCCTCTCAAACCAATAAGACGGCAGAATTTTAGGTGCAAGAAGCCAAAAGGCAAAGGTGGTCCATAGAATACCTCCTAACGCTAGAACTGTAAAAGGGATTATGTTGTCGGCAATTACCGAAAGATTAAGAGTTGCCAATGCACTAACTATTAAAATATCAAGGGCAAAACCTTGTATTCTAGCTATTAAATCAGCATCTAGGGTGTTGTATTTGTCTGTTTTGTCCAACATAAACTGAGTTATTATCCCTCCAAGCATTGCTAGTGGAAATAACGGCACATAAATAAATAGGTACACTCCTGTGATGGCTCCCCAAGTAGCTGCCTCTATCAATATAAAGCCTTGTAAAATTGCGTATCCAATCAAAATTGATACAGCTATATATCCAAAGTGAAGTGACAAAGGCTCTATTGACTCTGCCCTTGTACTTAAGTAGCCAGCCGGGCTTCTTTGATCTAACTCCGTTAATCCTTTTTTCTCGATATCGTCCCTTGAATTTATATTATTTTTTATGCTGAGCTTATTTTTTCTTATCCCTAAATTAATAAAAGTTATGCCTATTATTGCGCCACCCAGCACTCCAACTGTTGCCAGACCTATAGCTAAAGCTTCACCATCTTCAAAGCCCATTTCTGCAAAGGTATTCCCTAAACCTGCTGCAGTTCCATGGCCTCCTACAAAAGCAATTTCAATTAACGCACCTGCTAAAGGGCTAACGTCAAATACAGGACCTAAAAATAAAATTACAAGTAAAAGCCCCACTACATACTGGCCAAAAGAGATAATATAGCCTAGTACTACTTGAGGTCCGGCAAGTTTCCACACTTTATTTAAGCTTGGAAGTGCTTGTCCCAAAAAAAGAGCTGCAAACACTATATTTATCATTAGCGAAGGCAGAGCGCTCCATGTGGTCAAGCTATATTCGGGGAACAGTCCTGCCTCAAACCACAGACTAATACGTGACAAATCAAAATGTCCTAAAACTTCTGGCCCTAGTATCAAAGCTAAAAAACCAGCTATCAAGGAACTAGGTAGAAATAAGTTCTGCAAAATAGGGGTTTTAATTCTGATTAATTTTCCTATAACTAATAATAATCCTAATAATAATAAACTAAATCCTATTGCGCCTGCTGTCATATAAAAACCTCCCTTTTGTTCTTTAGTTATATAGAATACAAATTGTAAAATAAAACTTCAATCAATGAAATTAGCTTTTCCCCACCCTGATTGCTAGTTAAACCTACTAAAATTAACTACAAAATTGCTAGGCTTAAGTGTAGTTTAACTCATTGTAACTTTTTCCTACCTGTATTTAACAGCAATGAAATCATTTATTTTATACAAGCTCCCTATATTGTATTATCTGTTATAACTTTTAAAAGTATTTACAAGAGTATAAAACAGAAGATTCCTCAATAGCCCTAGGCTACTGAGGAATCTTCAATTTCTTGTTTGATTGCTGAAAGCATATCATCACAGTTTTGTTTTATGATGATTTTTGCAATTGGATTTAAAAGTGAAGCAATCATAGGAACACCAAATTCAAAATCTACATCTAATGTTACCCTAGTTTGATCATCTTCCGTTGTTAGCTTCCAACTTCCTTCAAACTTTTTAAGGTCCCCTTCTACCAGAGAGTACGTTATTATATAATTATTTGGATCAAAAAGATCTTTTTCCTTCCAATTAAAAGGTTTGCCTTTTAAAACTGTTTTCCATTGGGTAATTGTAAAACCTTCCCCTTGTTCAATAACTTCTACGGAATTTACATTTTCCATGAAATTAGGATACCCTTCCATGTCACTGACGATCTTATATACCTTTTCTATATCCTTTGTATCAATATTTATACTAGACTCTATATATGGCATAACTACCCTCCTTTCTAATACCGGGGAATAAATTCCCCTCTACGTTTTGGAACGCTACATATACCGTAGATACTATTTTCCCGGGATATATTCCCTCTACGTTTTAGGACGTTACATAAACTGTAGCAATTGCATACTGTTTCTAAGGAGTGTGTTTCCCCTTTACTACCTAAACTATCGAAAACATCTATCTCCTGCATATCTATACCATCCCCAACGTAGCAGGTAATTTATTGCCTGCGGACATCGAAGGGTACAGGTTCAAGACATGATTAACACTTTTGGTTCAGGACATGGTTAACACTTCTTGTTATTTTCTTCATTTTGAATAGTGTAAAACTTATAGGTTTGCAAGTCAATTTCACCTAATAAAAATCTGTTAAACCAAACATTTAGTCTGTTATGTTCATCTTTTTGACTCAAGCCAACGTGATAGCCATATAACGCATAACTTAATGTTATTTCTATGGATTTGATTTTCACTGCACCGTTTGAATTTACCTTCCTTCGCTCAAAACTGACCGGATAAATAATCTCATCCACATTGCCATTATATTTAATTTCAGATGGCGTGTACCTATCACTTGGCGTTTGATAGTCTAGTGCCTCATGAGGCCTTACATGATTAAACTCTCTTCTCCATTCTTCAACTATCTTTTGGTTGTGGGAATAAGTACTGTTATTAATTTTTTGGACCTCAGCTTTTAGATCTCTGTGCATTCTTTCGTGACCGCCATTTTGCTGAGGCTTGGCAACTTCTGTCCTATCTGGAATAATTCCCAGTGACATCCACCAAGCTGATAACCTAGTTAGTCCTAATAAACTCCCTCTATGCGCAAAAGGTGTGCCGTTATCACTTCTAATGGTTTTTGGAAGGCCATACTTTTTAAATACCTCTTCAAACACTTCTTTTACAGGTTCTGTGGCTTGTCTTTGCAATAATCGTGTCGCAAGAAGGTATCTACTATCGTCGTCTCTGATAGTTAAGGGGTCACATTTTTTGTTATCAGTGGAGTACCACCAACCTTTAAAGTCGACCGACCAAACATCGTTAGGTTTTTCAGGCTGGATAAGCTGCCTAAGCGCATCTTGGTTAGTATCAGCTCTTTTAACTCTTCTTTTTTTAACTAACCCAGCTTTTTCAAAAATTCTTTTTATGCTACTTTCAGAAGGTACGCTTTCAAAAGGATAATTTTTTTCGAAAATCTTTTGTATCTTACGGGCTCCCCAGGAGGGGTGAGCATGTTTAATATTTAGTATTTTTATAATGCAGTCTTCTGATAACTTTTGGGGGCTCTCCTTGGGCCTTTTACTTAGGTCCCTTAATCCTTGAAGCCCATATTGTTCATACCTGTGTTTCCACTTGTAACCTGTATTTCTACTTATGCCATATTCAGCACATAGGTCTGTAAAAGATATTTTTTCGGTTAGTGCACGGTTAACAAACTCTTCTCTTTGATCCACTTTACTTTTCTCCTCCCATGGCATTAGGTGAAACCTCCTTATGAATTTTCACCTAACATTTTATATGATTTGTTAACCATGTGTTGGACCATTTTTGTTAACCATGTCCTGACCGAACAAAGCCCAAATGGCTCCCACTTCTAACCTCTCACTTCTCACTACTCAAAACACTTCTCACTACTCAAAACTATTAGCTTAGGCTTCAGCAAATTTATGCTAATCTTCCTCTTATCCCGGGGAATGAATTCCCCTCTACGTTTTAGGACGTTACATATACTGTAGCAATTGCATACTGTTTCTAGGGAGTGTGTTTCCCCTTTACTACCTAAACTCGAAAAACACCCATCCACAGCACATCTATACCATCACCAACGTAGCAGGTAATTCATTGCCTGCGAACATAGAAGCCCAAATGGCTCCCACTTCTAACTTCTCACTTCACACTACTCAAAACTATTAGCTTAGGATTCCACAACTTTATGCTAATCTTCCTCTTATCCCGGGGAATGAATCCCCCTCTACGTTTTGGAACGCTACATACTGTAGATACTGTTTCCTCGGGGGAATAAATCCTCTCTGCGTTTTAGGACGTTACATATACTGTAGCAATTGCATACTGTTTCTAAGGAGTGTGTTTCCCTTTAACTACCTAAACCATCGAAAAACACCCATCCACAGCACATCTATACCACCACCAACGTAGCAGGTAATTCATTGCCTGCGGACATAGAAGCCCAAATGGCTCCCACTTCTCACTACTCATAACACTTCTCACTACTCAAAACTATTAGCTTAGGCTTCAGCAAATTTATGCTAATCTTCCTCTTATCTCGGGGAATGAATTCCCCTCTACGTTTTGGAACGCTACATACTGTAGATACTGTTTCCTCGGGGGAATGAATTCCCCTCTACGTTTTAGGACGTTACATATACTGTAGCAATTGCATACTGTTTCTAGGGAGTGTGTTTCCCCTTTACTACCTAAACTATCGAAAAACACCCATCCACAGCACATCTATACCACCACCAACGTAGCAGGTAATTCATTGCCTGCGAACATAGAAGCCCAAATGGGTCCCACTTCTCACTTCACACTACTCAAACGGTAATTCATTGCCTGCGGACATCGAAGCCCAATGGTTCCCACTCCTAACCTCTCACTTCTCACTACTCAAAACACTTCTCACTACTCAAAACTATTAGCTTAGGCTTCAGCAAATTTATGCTAATCTTCCTCTTATCCCGGGGAATGAATTCCCCTCTACTTTTTGGAACGCTACATACTGTAGATACTGTTTCCTCGGGGGAATAAATCCTCTCTGCGTTTTAGGACGTTACATATACTGTAGCAATTGCATACTGTTTCTAAGGAGTGTGTTTCCCCTTTACTACCTAAACTATCGAAAACACCTATCTCCTGCATATCTATACCATCCCCAACGTAGCAGGTAATTTATTGCCTGCGGACATCGAAGCCCAAATGGGTCCCACTTCTAACCTCTCACTTCACACTACTCACTACTCAAAACACTTCACACTACTATTCTTATAAATCTTCAACAAATGGTTGCGTGGCTTGTAACCCTTCTTCAAGTATGGACAGCACCTTATCTATCTCATCCTTTGTAATAGTTAGAGGAGGCTCAATGCGAATTATTTTCTCATTATTTAAGGTATATGCTACTAAAAGTCCCCTCTCAATGGACTCGCTCATTAACATCCCACCGATACCTTCTTTTGTAAATTCAAGACCTAATAACAACCCCATTCCTCTAACTTCCTCTATTAAGTCGGGATATTTATTTTCCAATTTTCGTAGACCATTTAAAAAATACTCACCGTTTTCAGCAGTTTTTTCTATTAAGTCCTTTTCCTGTATAAATTTAATAGTTTCCATTGCTGCAACACATGCCAAAGGATTACCACCAAAAGTAGATGTGTGTAGCATAGGAGCATCTATATACTTTTCCCAAAGCTTATCTGTTGCTACATATGCACCAATAGGCATAACACCCCCACCAAGAGCTTTGGCGAGGCAGATAATATCTGGGGTAATATCATAATGCTCACAAGCAAACATTTTACCTGTCCTTCCCATACCTGTTTGAACCTCATCAACAATTAACAAAATGTTGTTTTGGTCACATAACTTTCGCAGCTGTTTAACATAATTATTGGGAGGAACTATTATCCCGCCTTCACCCTGTATTATTTCTATAATTATCGCTGCTGTTTCTTGATTTATCTCATTTTCAATTGCTTCAATATCACCGAAAGGTACATGCTTAAAACCAGGCAACAGTGGCATAAACGGTTCTTTAAACAAGTCTCTTCCTGTTGCACTAAGTGCTCCTAAAGACTTGCCATGAAAACCACCTTTAGTGGCAATTACTTCTTTTTTGCCTGTTGCGATTTTCGCAAGCTTTAAAGCTCCTTCAACAGCTTCAGTACCACTATTACAAATAAAAGAGTATTTAAGGTCGCCAGGAGTAATATCTGCTAACAACTCACTTAACTGGGCCATTGGTCGATTAATAAGTATTTTTGAAGAAAGAGCCATTTTATCTAGTTGAGATTTTACCGCTCCGACAACCTGACTATTACAATGCCCCACATTTATCGATCCATAGCCACCTAAGCAATCTATGTACTTTTTCCCTTCGTTATCATAGATGTATATTCCGTCAGCCTTTTCTTCGGTGTTTGCCAAACCCATGAATTTAAACAATCTTGCCATGGCTGGATTGACATATTCTTCATATTGACTTAAAGTTTTTTCAATGGAGTCAGCCATCATTTTACCTCCCTTATTATATTTTTACAAAGTAATATTATTACATTTTATATTCAAAGTATACCATTTTATTATTTCGTTAGCAATAAACCCTAATTTTACCAATGTGATTTAAATCATTTATAAAATTACTATTGATGTATAAACTATAACCATAAATAAAATAATGGAGGGTTACAATATGAATGCAATTGAACTAATGATAGAAGAGCATAAAGTAATTAAAAAGGTTTTATCTGCAATAAGAGCAGCTTCTATTACACTTTTAGACAGTAATAAGGTTGATTATGACTTCTTTACTAATGCTATAGATTTTGTTCGCAACTTTGCTGACAAGCATCATCACGGCAAAGAAGAGGAAATGTTATTTTATTTAATGCATAAGCACCTATCGGAAGAAGATGTTAAAGAACCTCTTAGTGGTATGTATGCAGAGCACGATCTAGGTAGGCTGTTTATAAGCAACTTAGAATACGCGTTAGAAAATCATCAAAACGGGAATAATGGTGCAAGAGTTGATATAATAGCCAATGCAATAGCTTATACCGACCTTTTAAAAAGGCATATCGACAAAGAAGATAATGCTATATTTAAGTTTGCTTTGCGTAGTTTAGATGACCATACTATTGAAGAACTTAATTCTACAGTTGAAAAATATGAAAAAGAAAAATCAGATACAGTAAAAAGATATCATCAAATGGCAGCAGATTTAGAAAAGAAAGTTAGTACGGGAGTTCGTTAAATAAAACAATTAGGTTTTAACTGCCTGTTGTCCCACTTGCAATCTTTGGATTCCCATCAGTTGTTAAGTGGGGCCTACAGCCTGTTAGCGAAAATGATGTTTAAACTGTATCTCTTTCTATTAAAGGTGTTTCTTTAATTGCTGAGGTTGCTAGCTGGTCACAACGTTCGTTTTCTGGGTGACCCGCATGGCCTTTAACCCAATTAAATTCCACATTATGTTTTTCCACTAATTCCAATAGTCTTTTCCATAAATCTGAATTCAATGCTGGTTTATTATTGGATCTTAACCAATTATTTTTTTCCCATTTATAGACCCATTTTTTGTTAATGGCATCTACTATATATTTAGAGTCAGAATAAACCTTTACATTACAACTTTCTTTTAAAGATTCCAACCCCTTTATTATCGCCATAAGCTCCATTCGATTATTGGTTGTAGAAGCATAACCCTGAGATTTTTCTTTTATGTGTTCTTTGTATTTCAGTACAAACCCATATCCTCCTGGGCCTGGATTACCAGAACAAGCTCCATCTGTATAAAGTTCAATTTCCTTCATGATTTTCACTTCCTTCTTTTTATGACTGATACACTTTAAATTTTAGATATTACATAACAAATCACATTAATTTTTTACCTCTATTTCCCCTCTTTTCATTACTGTTCTATTGACAAATCTTTGAAACTATTGTATTATATTTATTGTTGTATTGCAAATAATATCGGACTGTAGCGCAGTTTGGTAGCGCACCACGCTGGGGGTGTGGGGGTCGCAGGTTCAAATCCTGTCAGTCCGACCATTACTAATTTTAAAAAGTAAAGTTCTTGATTTTCAAGGACTTTTTTTGTGCTTAAGTTTAATTAGTCATCCAAACAATGATAATTTACAGATATTATTTACATATTCACCGCTTCAAGTTGTAATTTTCACAACGTATTTTAGCATACTGTCAATTTTCTAGGATTATAAAACTTAACTTAAATCCTTTAAAAGAACCCATTTGGAATACTAGCTAAGCTATAGTTTAAAAAAACCAGCAAAAGCCAATAAGCTTTTGCTGGTTTTTTTTTATAAAATTATAGCTATTAGCCCTCCATTACCTTCGTTAATTATCTTTTCTAAAGTTTCCTGAAGTTTTTCTTGGGCACTTGGTGGCATATTATCTAATTTCCCTTGAATACCACCTTTAACTAGGTCATGGAGTGATTTTCCAAATATGTTAGATTCCCAAATTTTCTCTGGGTTTTCTTCAAATTCATCCATAATATAATTAACTAGATCCTCACTTTGTTTCTCAGTCCCAACTACAGGAGCAAATTCCGATTCAACATCTACTCTAATCATATGAATAGACGGAGCACTAGCTTTTAATTTGACACCAAAGCGACTCCCTTGTCTGACAATTTCAGGTTCATCTAAACTCATCTCTTGCAGCTGAGGTGGCACTACACCATAACCAGTACCTTTTGCTTGTGTCAATGCTCCTTGAATAGCTTGATAATCTTTATTTACTTTTACTAACTCTCTTAACTGTGTTAATAAGTCTTCAGGGCCCTTTAGTTCTAATCCTGTTTGTTCTGAGGTGATTTTATAGAATAAATCTTCAGGGCATTCCATTCTAATTTTAGCTTGACCAGTTCCTAAATCAACATCATCTAGGTTGATATTCTCTAAAAATTCTTTACCTCTAACCTCCGCTATACCACTATCTAAGTCTCTTACTTTTTCAAGTTTTTCCATAAAATGCTTAACTATAGCATCGAATTCCTCTCTCAGCCAATGGTCTTGCTCTAACGTTTCTACCCAGTTAGGCATCTTTATCTTTACTTCTACTATTGGAAACTCAAATAATGCCTCCTGCAGTATCTCATTTATATCATCTACTGCTAATCGAGAAACATCCATGGGAACCACCGGTCTTTTGTATTTTTCCTCTAAGTCGTGTTTCAATAACATTGCATGCTCTCCTGTAGGGTCAGAAGAATTTAATAGCACAATAAAAGGCTTGTTAATTTCCTGTAGTTCGGCAATTACTCTTTCTTCTGCTTCGATATAGTCACTTCTATCCATTTCTGAAAAGCTTCCATCGGTGGTAACTACAACTCCAATCGTTGAATGGTCGGTGATGACTTTTCTTGTTCCGTACTCAGCAGCCTGTTGAAATGGTATTTCTTCCTCAAACCAAGGGGTGGATACCATTCTTTCCCCTCTCTCATCTGAATAACCAAAAGCCTTAGGTACAGTATAACCCACACAATCAACTAGTTTTACGTTCATGTGTAAATTATCGTTTATAGTAACAGTTACTGCATTTTCAGGTATAAATTTCGGTTCAGTAGTCATTATAGTCCTTCCACCACTACTTTGAGGCAGTTCGTCCTTAGCTCTTTCTTTTTCACCTTCATTTTCTATGTTTGGTAACACTAGCTGTTCCATAAACTTTTTAATAAAAGTTGATTTCCCAGTTCGAACAGGACCTACTATACCCAAATAAATGTTTCCACCAGTTCGTTCTACGATGTCTTTATAAAGATCAAATTCAGCCACCTTACATTACCTCCTCCTAAAAAAATTACAAATTAACTTACAAACTTTTTATTGTATATATATGCCTTCACAATACTATTATTACAAATAAAATAAATAGAGCTATTTTTTTATTTCGCCTAATATATAAAATAAAGCATGTAAGTAAGGAGGCTACCCAAAAAACACAAACTAAAAAAGGGCTAGTCCAAAATATTTTTAAGATATTTTTATGACAGCCCTTCTAGTTTTTACCAGTTTCCATCTTGTGGCATTACTACTTCTTCAATTTCTTTTGTTTTACCCCGTAGCATCAAGTCAGTAACTGCTTCTTTAGGGTCTTTATCCTCAAATAACACCTTATAAATTTGCTTAGATATAGGCATTTCTACTCCATACTTTTCCGCTAAATGATTTACACTTTTAGCTGTTTTAACACCTTCAACAACCATATTAGTTTCTGATAAGATTTCTTCTAAACTTTTCCCTTGGCCTAGTAAGTTGCCTGCTCGCCAGTTTCTGCTATGTTGGCTAGTGCAAGTGGCTACTAGATCTCCTATGCCAGAAAGTCCTGCAAAGGTCATTTTTTCACCACCCATTGCTACTCCCAACCTAGCTATCTCTGTTAACCCCCGTGTTAGTAAGGCAGATTTGGTATTGTCACCAAATTCCAAGCCATCTGAAATTCCAGCTCCTAATGCTATTATATTTTTTAATGCCCCACCAGTTTCTAC
This genomic interval from Proteinivorax tanatarense contains the following:
- a CDS encoding sodium/glutamate symporter is translated as MTAGAIGFSLLLLGLLLVIGKLIRIKTPILQNLFLPSSLIAGFLALILGPEVLGHFDLSRISLWFEAGLFPEYSLTTWSALPSLMINIVFAALFLGQALPSLNKVWKLAGPQVVLGYIISFGQYVVGLLLVILFLGPVFDVSPLAGALIEIAFVGGHGTAAGLGNTFAEMGFEDGEALAIGLATVGVLGGAIIGITFINLGIRKNKLSIKNNINSRDDIEKKGLTELDQRSPAGYLSTRAESIEPLSLHFGYIAVSILIGYAILQGFILIEAATWGAITGVYLFIYVPLFPLAMLGGIITQFMLDKTDKYNTLDADLIARIQGFALDILIVSALATLNLSVIADNIIPFTVLALGGILWTTFAFWLLAPKILPSYWFERGIGDFGQSMGVTATGLMLMRVADPENKSPALESFGYKQLMFEPFVGGGLFTAASVPLIHQFGPISILIFTGLVTLILLAFGLFFFKK
- a CDS encoding type II toxin-antitoxin system RatA family toxin — protein: MPYIESSINIDTKDIEKVYKIVSDMEGYPNFMENVNSVEVIEQGEGFTITQWKTVLKGKPFNWKEKDLFDPNNYIITYSLVEGDLKKFEGSWKLTTEDDQTRVTLDVDFEFGVPMIASLLNPIAKIIIKQNCDDMLSAIKQEIEDSSVA
- a CDS encoding IS481 family transposase, whose amino-acid sequence is MPWEEKSKVDQREEFVNRALTEKISFTDLCAEYGISRNTGYKWKHRYEQYGLQGLRDLSKRPKESPQKLSEDCIIKILNIKHAHPSWGARKIQKIFEKNYPFESVPSESSIKRIFEKAGLVKKRRVKRADTNQDALRQLIQPEKPNDVWSVDFKGWWYSTDNKKCDPLTIRDDDSRYLLATRLLQRQATEPVKEVFEEVFKKYGLPKTIRSDNGTPFAHRGSLLGLTRLSAWWMSLGIIPDRTEVAKPQQNGGHERMHRDLKAEVQKINNSTYSHNQKIVEEWRREFNHVRPHEALDYQTPSDRYTPSEIKYNGNVDEIIYPVSFERRKVNSNGAVKIKSIEITLSYALYGYHVGLSQKDEHNRLNVWFNRFLLGEIDLQTYKFYTIQNEENNKKC
- a CDS encoding acetylornithine/succinylornithine family transaminase, translated to MADSIEKTLSQYEEYVNPAMARLFKFMGLANTEEKADGIYIYDNEGKKYIDCLGGYGSINVGHCNSQVVGAVKSQLDKMALSSKILINRPMAQLSELLADITPGDLKYSFICNSGTEAVEGALKLAKIATGKKEVIATKGGFHGKSLGALSATGRDLFKEPFMPLLPGFKHVPFGDIEAIENEINQETAAIIIEIIQGEGGIIVPPNNYVKQLRKLCDQNNILLIVDEVQTGMGRTGKMFACEHYDITPDIICLAKALGGGVMPIGAYVATDKLWEKYIDAPMLHTSTFGGNPLACVAAMETIKFIQEKDLIEKTAENGEYFLNGLRKLENKYPDLIEEVRGMGLLLGLEFTKEGIGGMLMSESIERGLLVAYTLNNEKIIRIEPPLTITKDEIDKVLSILEEGLQATQPFVEDL
- a CDS encoding hemerythrin domain-containing protein — translated: MNAIELMIEEHKVIKKVLSAIRAASITLLDSNKVDYDFFTNAIDFVRNFADKHHHGKEEEMLFYLMHKHLSEEDVKEPLSGMYAEHDLGRLFISNLEYALENHQNGNNGARVDIIANAIAYTDLLKRHIDKEDNAIFKFALRSLDDHTIEELNSTVEKYEKEKSDTVKRYHQMAADLEKKVSTGVR
- the rnhA gene encoding ribonuclease HI; translated protein: MKEIELYTDGACSGNPGPGGYGFVLKYKEHIKEKSQGYASTTNNRMELMAIIKGLESLKESCNVKVYSDSKYIVDAINKKWVYKWEKNNWLRSNNKPALNSDLWKRLLELVEKHNVEFNWVKGHAGHPENERCDQLATSAIKETPLIERDTV
- the spoIVA gene encoding stage IV sporulation protein A, whose protein sequence is MAEFDLYKDIVERTGGNIYLGIVGPVRTGKSTFIKKFMEQLVLPNIENEGEKERAKDELPQSSGGRTIMTTEPKFIPENAVTVTINDNLHMNVKLVDCVGYTVPKAFGYSDERGERMVSTPWFEEEIPFQQAAEYGTRKVITDHSTIGVVVTTDGSFSEMDRSDYIEAEERVIAELQEINKPFIVLLNSSDPTGEHAMLLKHDLEEKYKRPVVPMDVSRLAVDDINEILQEALFEFPIVEVKIKMPNWVETLEQDHWLREEFDAIVKHFMEKLEKVRDLDSGIAEVRGKEFLENINLDDVDLGTGQAKIRMECPEDLFYKITSEQTGLELKGPEDLLTQLRELVKVNKDYQAIQGALTQAKGTGYGVVPPQLQEMSLDEPEIVRQGSRFGVKLKASAPSIHMIRVDVESEFAPVVGTEKQSEDLVNYIMDEFEENPEKIWESNIFGKSLHDLVKGGIQGKLDNMPPSAQEKLQETLEKIINEGNGGLIAIIL